The Alnus glutinosa chromosome 7, dhAlnGlut1.1, whole genome shotgun sequence genome includes a region encoding these proteins:
- the LOC133873078 gene encoding transcription initiation factor IIB, translating into MDAFCSDCKRQTEVVFDHSAGDTVCSECGLVLESHSIDETSEWRTFANESGDNDPVRVGGPTNPLLADGGLSTVIAKPNGATGEFLSSSLGRWQNRGANPDRGLIMAFKTIATMSDRLGLVATIKDRANEIYKRVEDQKSSRGRNQDALLAACLYIACRQEDKPRTVKEICSVANGATKKEIGRAKEYIVKQLGLENGQSVEMGTIHAGDFMRRFCSNLGMNNQAVKAAQEAVTKSEEFDIRRSPISIAAAVIYIITQLSDDKKPLKDISVATGVAEGTIRNSYKDLYHHVSKIIPSWYAKEEDIKNLCSP; encoded by the exons ATGGATGCGTTTTGCTCGGACTGCAAGAGGCAGACGGAGGTGGTGTTCGACCACTCGGCGGGGGACACGGTGTGCTCGGAGTGCGGGCTTGTGCTGGAGTCACACTCCATCGACGAGACCTCCGAGTGGCGAACCTTCGCCAACGAATCCGGCGACAACGATCCGGTACGTGTGGGCGGGCCCACCAACCCCCTCTTGGCCGACGGTGGCCTCTCCACGGTCATAGCCAAGCCCAACGGCGCCACTGGCGAGTTCCTCTCGTCCTCGCTCGGCCGCTGGCAGAACCGCGGCGCCAACCCTGATCGGGGGCTTATCATGGCCTTCAAGACCATCGCTACTATGTCTGATAG GTTGGGCCTGGTAGCAACCATTAAG GACCGTGCCAATGAGATATATAAGAGGGTGGAAGATCAAAAGTCGAGTAGAGGAAGAAATCAGGATGCACTATTGGCTGCTTGCCTGTACATTGCTTGCCGACAAGAAGACAAGCCACGCACCGTAAAGG AAATTTGCTCTGTCGCCAATGGAGCCACAAAGAAGGAAATTGGCCGAGCAAAAGAATACATAGTGAAACAACTTGGATTGGAGAATGGTCAGTCGGTGGAGATGGGAACGATACATGCTGGGGACTTTATG AGGCGCTTTTGTTCCAATCTTGGTATGAATAATCAAGCCGTTAAAGCTGCCCAAGAAGCTGTTACAAAGTCAGAAGAGTTTGATATAAG GAGGAGCCCTATATCAATTGCAGCAGCAGTGATTTACATTATTACTCAGCTTTCAGATGATAAGAAACCTCTCAAAG ATATTTCAGTAGCTACTGGAGTTGCAGAAGGGACGATAAGGAATTCCTACAAGGATCTTTATCACCATGTGTCAAAGATAATACCGAGCTGGTATGCTAAGGAGGAGGATATCAAGAACCTTTGCAGCCCTTGA
- the LOC133872172 gene encoding putative disease resistance protein RGA3: MRWSREMDLISFVHPSSVIGRDRDKENIINFLMHPDASKTIHVISIVGLGGLGKTTLAKWVYNDESVVQTFQLRMWVCVSEDFSVIRLIKEILKSACGTIDENWNADISQTRLRELLKDKKFLLVLDDVWNEDHNKWIELRGLLIDGFKGSKIIVTTRSNLVASIMSSNSTYNLEGLSQDDCLSLFLKCAFEEGEDKQRPNLLNIGKEIVKKCKGVPLAVKTLGRLLYSKVDEREWEKVRDSEIWKLGQKESDILPSLRLSYDQMPNDLKQCFAFCSLFPKDHKYRSWYLVQLWMAHGLIRETSIDKKQELEDVGEMYINELVSRSFFQDVEKETLSGPFYTFKMHDLIHDLAISVAQGECSKVDLGNEDIVETVRHLSFSANDLGQEVPKCLDKLTKVRTAILFETHHPPLSLIEACILRFKSLRLLDLNDSSFEVLPNSIGTLKHLRYINLSGNKRIKELPNSICKLHKLQTLLLLGCRKLERLPKDMRNMISLRCLFVTTMYTCLLENGSLNSLRILIVFSCPRLEVLFQGMDGYGLTNLRTLSIYYCPGLTSLSLNIKHLTALETLKIARCPKLNGILGEDNQDIKLSLRNLRICNLSKLKVLPQWLQGSANTLKFLEIRDCEQFSALPEWLPTFKSLQTLVIIKCPKMSSVPEGTHCLTALRKLTITGCPELIRKCQCEDQHKIAHVPKVRLY, encoded by the coding sequence ATGCGTTGGTCTAGGGAAATGGATTTAATCTCATTTGTTCATCCATCGTCTGTTATTGGTAGAGATAGGGACAAAGAAAATATCATAAATTTTTTGATGCATCCAGATGCTAGCAAAACAATCCATGTAATTTCCATAGTTGGATTAGGAGGTTTAGGGAAGACCACACTTGCCAAGTGGGTGTACAACGATGAAAGTGTAGTCCAGACTTTTCAATTGAGAATGTGGGTTTGTGTGTCTGAAGATTTTAGTGTTATAagattaataaaagaaatcctTAAATCTGCATGCGGTACAATTGATGAAAATTGGAATGCGGATATATCGCAAACTAGATTGAGAGAACTtttaaaggataagaaatttctgCTTGTCTTGGATGATGTTTGGAATGAAGATCATAATAAATGGATTGAATTGAGAGGTTTGTTAATTGATGGTTTCAAAGGAAGTAAAATTATAGTGACAACACGTAGTAACTTGGTTGCCTCTATTATGAGCTCTAATTCCACATACAACTTAGAAGGTCTATCCCAAGATGAttgtttgtctttgtttttgaaATGTGCATTTGAGGAAGGAGAAGACAAACAACGTCCAAACCTcttaaatattggaaaagaaATTGTGAAAAAATGCAAAGGGGTTCCATTGGCAGTGAAGACTTTAGGTAGGTTGCTTTATTCAAAAGTTGATGAACGCGAGTGGGAAAAGGTGAGAGATAGCGAGATATGGAAATTAggacaaaaggagagtgatatCTTACCCTCGTTGCGATTGAGTTACGATCAAATGCCAAATgacttgaagcaatgctttgcCTTTTGTTCTCTTTTCCCAAAAGACCACAAATACAGATCGTGGTATTTGGTTCAATTATGGATGGCACATGGACTAATCCGTGAAACGTCTATTGATAAAAAACAAGAGTTGGAAGATGTAGGGGAGATGTATATAAATGAGTTGGTGTCGAGATCTTTCTTCCAAGACGTTGAGAAAGAGACTCTTTCCGGTCCCTTCTATACCTTTAAAATGCATGATTTGATCCATGATCTTGCAATCTCAGTTGCACAAGGAGAGTGTTCAAAGGTAGACTTGGGCAACGAAGACATTGTTGAAACAGTTCGTCATTTGTCATTTTCAGCAAACGACTTGGGTCAAGAAGTTCCAAAATGCTTGGACAAGTTAACGAAGGTGCGCACTGCAATATTGTTCGAAACCCACCACCCACCACTGTCCTTAATTGAAGCATGCATCTTGAGATTCAAGTCCCTACGGTTGCTTGATTTAAATGATTCATCTTTTGAGGTGTTGCCGAATTCTATTGGTACTTTGAAGCATTTGAGATACATCAACCTATCGGGTAATAAAAGAATCAAGGAACTTCCTAATTCCATCTGCAAGCTGCACAAGTTGCAAACATTACTGCTTCTTGGATGTAGGAAACTTGAACGGTTGCCCAAAGATATGAGGAACATGATCAGCCTTAGGTGTTTGTTTGTAACAACAATGTATACGTGCCTGTTAGAGAATGGATCCTTGAATTCACTTCggattttgattgtattttctTGTCCAAGACTAGAAGTTTTGTTTCAAGGAATGGACGGGTACGGCCTCACCAACCTTCGGACACTGTCGATATACTATTGTCCAGGTTTGACCTCTTTGTCACTCAATATCAAGCACCTAACTGCCTTAGAGACCCTGAAAATTGCTCGTTGTCCAAAGCTTAATGGGATTCTAGGAGAAGACAATCAGGATATCAAGCTGAGCCTCCGAAATTTGAGGATTTGTAATTTATCAAAGTTGAAGGTTTTGCCTCAATGGCTCCAAGGATCTGCTAATACTCTAAAGTTCCTAGAAATTAGAGATTGTGAGCAGTTCAGTGCCCTGCCTGAGTGGTTGCCAACTTTCAAATCACTTCAAACACTCGTGATTATCAAGTGCCCCAAGATGTCATCTGTTCCGGAAGGGACACATTGTCTCACTGCGTTAAGAAAATTGACGATCACAGGTTGTCCTGAATTGATTCGGAAATGCCAATGTGAAGATCAGCACAAGATCGCACATGTACCAAAAGTTCGACTTTATTAG
- the LOC133872695 gene encoding putative disease resistance protein RGA1, with translation MAEIAYGIIGKVVEKLGSIAYQEFGLVCGVKSDLKRLELTMSIIREVLLDAEKKQASDRLLRLWLGQLNDVLHDAEDVFDEIEYQAIRKQVVATYGSTSTKVCHFFSSSMTLAFPFKLAHKIKRIRERLNAIAAQKDQFNLTKKSEDAHIMHRPREKDLISFVRPSTVIGRDKDKENIINLLMHPDGSKNVNVISIVGLGGMGKTTLAKWVYNDERVVQTFQLRMWVCVSKDFSVTRLIKEILKSAHRTIDENWSEDNMQTTLRKHLRNKKFLLVLDDVWNEDRNKWIELRDLLADGPERSKIVVTTRSDLVASVMSTDSTYNLEGLSQDDCLSLFVKYAFKEGEEKQHASLLKIGKEIVGKCKGVPLAVRTLGSMLYSEVDEREWEFVRDNEIWKLEQKESDILPTLRLSYDQLPIYLKRCFAFCSLFPKDHNFISWDLIQFWMAHGLIRKTSINKKQELEDVAELYINELVSRSFFQDVEKPSPSFPFYTFKMHDLIHDLAISVAQGECSVVDLGNEGIAETVRHLSFSAEDLGQEVPKCLDNLTKVRTVMFTTKPPLSFVEACISRFKSLRLLDLNYSSFKVLPSSIGTLKHLRFLNLSDNIIIKELPNSICKLHKLQTLILGGCD, from the coding sequence ATGGCTGAAATTGCCTATGGCATCATAGGAAAGGTAGTAGAGAAGCTAGGATCCATTGCTTACCAAGAGTTCGGCTTGGTATGTGGTGTCAAAAGCGATCTGAAAAGGCTTGAGCTCACCATGTCAATCATTAGAGAGGTGCTCCTAGATGCCGAAAAGAAGCAAGCAAGTGACCGTCTACTGAGGCTCTGGCTAGGGCAGCTCAATGATGTCCTTCACGATGCCGaggatgtgtttgatgaaattgaGTACCAAGCTATAAGGAAGCAGGTGGTTGCCACATATGGGAGCACTTCTACAAAGGTATGTCATTTCTTTTCATCCTCTATGACGCTTGCATTCCCTTTCAAATTGGCTCATAAAATCAAGCGCATTAGAGAGAGATTAAATGCAATCGCAGCTCAAAAGGATCAATTTAATCTCACCAAAAAAAGTGAAGATGCACATATCATGCACCGGCCGAGGGAAAAAGATTTAATCTCATTTGTTCGTCCATCAACTGTAATTGGTAGGGATAAGGACAAAGAAAATATCATAAATCTTTTGATGCACCCAGATGGTAGCAAAAATGTCAATGTAATTTCCATAGTCGGATTAGGAGGTATGGGGAAGACCACACTTGCCAAGTGGGTGTACAATGATGAACGTGTAGTCCAGACTTTTCAATTGAGAATGTGGGTTTGTGTGTCTAAAGATTTTAGTGTTACAAGATTGATAAAAGAAATCCTTAAATCTGCACACCGTACAATTGATGAAAATTGGAGTGAGGATAACATGCAAACTACATTGAGAAAACATTTAAGGAATAAGAAATTTCTACTTGTCTTAGATGATGTTTGGAATGAAGATCGTAATAAATGGATTGAATTGAGAGATTTGTTAGCTGATGGTCCCGAAAGAAGTAAAATTGTAGTGACAACACGTAGTGACTTGGTTGCCTCCGTTATGAGCACTGATTCTACATACAATTTAGAAGGTCTATCCCAAGATGATTGTTTGTCTTTGTTTGTGAAATATGCATTtaaggaaggagaagagaaacaacatgcAAGCCTCttaaaaattggaaaagaaattgTGGGAAAATGTAAAGGGGTCCCATTGGCAGTGAGGACTTTAGGCAGCATGCTTTATTCAGAAGTTGATGAACGGGAGTGGGAATTTGTGAGAGATAACGAGATATGGAAATTAgaacaaaaggagagtgatatCTTACCCACATTGCGATTGAGTTACGATCAACTACCAATTTACTTGAAGCGATGCTTTGCCTTTTGTTCTCTTTTCCCAAAAGACCACAACTTCATATCGTGGGATTTGATTCAATTTTGGATGGCACATGGACTAATTCGTAAAACGtctattaataaaaaacaagagttgGAAGATGTTGCGGAGTTGTATATAAATGAATTGGTGTCGAGATCTTTCTTCCAAGACGTTGAGAAACCGAGTCCTTCCTTTCCCTTTTATACCTTTAAAATGCATGATCTGATCCATGATCTTGCAATCTCAGTTGCACAAGGAGAGTGTTCAGTAGTAGACTTGGGCAACGAAGGCATTGCTGAAACAGTTCGTCATTTGTCATTTTCAGCAGAAGACTTGGGTCAAGAAGTTCCAAAATGCTTAGACAATTTAACAAAGGTGCGCACTGTAATGTTCACAACCAAACCACCACTGTCCTTTGTTGAAGCATGCATCTCGAGATTCAAGTCCCTGCGGTTGCTTGATTTAAATTATTCATCTTTTAAGGTGTTGCCAAGTTCTATTGGTACTCTGAAGCATTTGAGATTTCTCAATCTAAGtgataatataataatcaaGGAACTTCCTAATTCCATCTGTAAGCTGCACAAGTTGCAAACATTAATCCTTGGTGGATGTGAC